The genomic DNA CATTACAATATTCCCGGGCCTGGCGCCAGCCAGTCAAAGatcattaacatttttatgatcCGACACCCGAACAAAGAGCCACCACACATAAGGCTCATATCTGTTGTTACCTGAACAGCCGTCAGGCAGCACAGACAACCCGATACAcggatacacagatacacagatacagacacggGCAGTACGCACCCATAAATCGCAAAACTAATAATGTCCAAGTTGTCTTAACACCTCTCGATAGTCGAGAATGACAGGGGCGGGCCGGAGGCTGCGCTGATGATTCGCAGAATTCgtagccaagagccaagagccaagaggcaAGAGCCAAGAGGAAAGAGCCAAGAACCGTACCGAACCTCGATTCGATGCTATCTGTGGACATCATCTCATGTTCTGAGTACAGACGTCGTaaaacccaaaaacgaaatgaTTTACTGGCCAAATTTCACTCTGGGCGGCAAGTGCAAAGTCTCTAGGTCAGATCAGAGTCGCGGCAACAGTtgtggcacgcacacacactgccacacacaggcagtccgttcggttctgttctgttctgttcctcCAAAATTATTCTAAATTTAATgcgaacaaacaacaaagctGTATTGTAGGTACAAAGTATTACAAAACACCTGCAGTACAtccaaacaattttattttgactCGCTTGCTGTTATTTTTAAACTAACCGGCTTGATCGTGatctttcatttcatttctccCCCGAAAACAATATTTCTTCCAGTCATAATTCACCGGAGCAACTGCAACacgcaacagcaatagcaacaacaacaacgggtAGAGCACCCACCACTGGACAGACATTCGCAatccaaaaacaattcaagGAAGAGCATTGGAGGCGGAAAACTAATAGAGATTTCTGAAGAACTCGATCGAATTGTGAAAATGTGTTGCAAATCGAGTGGCAAGTGGAAACCTTGTGGCCCGTCTCCCAGTGGACAGCAGCCAgaatcaacatcaacatcaacttTGAGGCGGCAAACACATTGGAGAACAATTCTCGCACTGATCCTGCTCTCGATGCTCCCACTGCAGACGACGACTGCCGCCGGAGTCGGGGATAGTCTTCATGGTGAGTGCTCTCATGATCGTGGCGATCGATCGATTGAATGTATTGTAAATACTCGACCGCGTTGTGTGCAACAGATCACTTGAGAATGATTGCTTGATGGCCTGATGGGTGCGTGAAGAGATCGTTTCAgatttactttactttacgcGCCATTACCTCATTAAGTAGGAGATCGCTCATGGAGATCTCTATGGGAACTGGATTCAATTTAGGCCCTCTATAAAACCGCTTCCACAAAGGTTTGGTTTGATTGCTCTATTAATGATCGTTTTATGATGCAAGTGAAGACAAGTTTCGAGGACCCAAAACTAATTTCATCATTGTTTGAGTGGCAATCTTCGGGCCATAAACTCCGTTCCAAATCTGATCGTAAAACTAcgaagcaaaaccaaacctCCCTCCACCTCGATAGAGCTCAACACATTCTTCCAGAATTTGGAAatattattcaaatatttcccacaGTTTCTCCTCCGCTGCCCCTCTGCCCAGGCTTAGTTATGGCTTATGGCAATGAATCATGGATTTTAACTGATTTTAGCTGATTTTTACGAGCTTATAACAGCTTtggtggcagctgccagctgcagtGATTATACTCGTAGATCGGCTTAGTTATTCCGATCACTTTCCAGGGAACTTCCAGCAATTGTCATCATCACTGAGTCATCATCACTGACATTGTGATCGACTTTAGCGGGTCATTTGTACCTTTCGCTGGGTGCTGCCTTGGATCGTATGTACTTTGTCCATATTGGTGGGTCCCCTTAACACGTGGCGTCTCCACTCCCCACGCTCTCCTCCCGCTGTGGCTGGCGCTTAATCTGCGAACTGCGATTAATTAGCGAACGGCGCCGCCGACGCCAGCCGCTGAGGGGGAGCAGAAGGGTGGTGCGGGAGCAGCTACCGCCTGAGAGCATATTCCTATcagcctctccctctcgctctcctctcgGCTTCTAAAGCATTTTTGAGTAGActttttttatggattttcgAGTGTGTTGAACGAAATAAAAAATCGCATAAATTAGATATATTGCAGTGCCGATATATCGGGTTACTTGAGCCAAGTTCATTAACTGTTCTGTCCCCCAGCGACGGAACGATAACGATGGAGCGACGAAAAGAGAAAGGAATATAGAAAGTCCCCGCCGGCAAACGAGAAATACAATTGGGGGGAAAACTTCCACTTGATTTGTTTATGAATCCAAACAGCAGGACACAATCGTATAACAGGAAAGAACAAGAAGCAGAAAGAGTCCATCATCAAAGGTTTCCCTTTCCCACCACTCAGAACGCCAAACAAACAAGGGAACAAATTATATGGATTGCACAAGGGCAACGGGGAAACCAAGGGGATCCCGCAGAGGAGGAAGAACGATAATAAGTCCTAAAGCCGCCCAcagagcgcagcagcagcagcagcagcaacaacagaagaaAAAGGTAGCACAATTGCATCCTCTCTCCCTTCTGCACCCCTCAGCCGAAGCGCCAGCGTCTTCATTTATCACtgcacacaaaagagagaaagggaaGGAGCATTGCTCTGCTTGCagttctgtctgtgtgcgcgCGTTTATCAGCACATTGCAGGTGgtctctgctcctcctccactcctTCGCCAACACAAAAGGAACGAGAGTTCGGTCTGGGGCTCGGCTCGGGTCACCtcgtctccctctctcactctctgtggtctccgtttgccttttgctgcgctgcttcactgctgctgttgttctgttgttgttattctgAAACATGTTTCGACATGTTGGTGCACGGCATGGCCAAGGTGTGTTTAGGCAAAGGTGAGACCTCACTTAAGAGGACTCTCAGTCGTCGCTATATTTGTTGCAGTGCGTGCAAACAGAACGAGACTGCGCCACCCTATATAAATACACCCTTTGACGTGGCGccagcagaagagcagcaggtAGCGCCGCAAACAGAGGAAGTCGAGCCGAGCCCCAAAAGGTAAACCAAACAAAGAAGCACTCTTTCACTCTCACACAGCTACACCGATAAGTGGCCTAATCTCTTTGACCTGAGAGGGGGGCAGGGGTGAGTGGATCAGGGAtagggaaggggaaggggaagggggcCTTCTCCGTTTTGGGTCACGTGCTCGGATACCATCTCTCCGTCAGTGGGCGATTTCCGGCGATTCTCGTTGCGTGTTTGTGCATGAATGAattatctgtgtgtttgccgaGTATTATTACATCAAGAGGCAGGAAATGGTGGAGACGGGGGATTTACGATGCCCTGATAAGCCCGACCCCTTCCCTGCCACTATCTTAATCACTAATCAAAACTGTAATTCCCATTTCAGGCGATCTTCTGTCCTGCTCGGTCGAGGGAGAGGAGGTTCTGACGGGCATCCAGAATTCCAAGTGCTTCAAGTGCATCTGCCAGGTAAGTTTCCGCGGTACTTGCAGTACCAGAGCGTCCCCTTTTGTCCCCAAGCCCAACACTGGGCGGCTCCTGGGATCCTTGCCAAGACTTGGACTAGGACTCGGCCTTTGGCCTCGATAAAAAGTCACTTAAAgcggaatgaaatgaaataaccTAACATGGCCAACACTGCCTGGCCTCAGTGCTAAAATAAATCTCATGTACTGTCGTGTCCTGTTCTGCCCTGTCTGGCTCTCTGCATGAGGCGACGCCAGTGTCCAGCCAGCAGGACATCCGCACGCAGACACATTTCATTGAAATGGAATCCTTAGCCGCctgccaaaatgaaaattccaaaaatatttcaaatatctGTGTACATGGGACTGTCCCCGGTCCGTCCACTAGAGGAGACAGATACCAtacatgtacatttgtacataaatacatacataagtatgtacatacatacatacatatgtacattcatacttAGTTATTACTTAAAGAAATGCAGGAGCTGTAGATCTGGCCGGAACCGGCTGAAAGTGTTTGgctctgtttgcatttgtttggcttcaCCTTCTTCCTCACTCTGGCTCACTCTCGCTCTGCggatctccctctctctctctctctcacgcctTTGAATTTTTATGATCCAAGGTCGTCAAACGGGTTTCGACGCTACATGACAATCGTTAACCACAGTGTAGGACGGACATGGATGGCATGGGTAGTCgtagaggtagaggtagaggtaTGGCTTAGCGATCGTTTGACAAACACTTGGCGCCGCTGCTGTGATTTTTCGTCGCCAGCTACCGACGGGCTTCGATCCCGGGTCTCCAGCGCTCTTCCAGTCACCATTCCCGTTCCCTGCTCGATCTTCAGCTTCGTGTCGTCATTAAGCGAGCGCGTGCTCATGTGGTGGGAGGGGGAGGTAGGCCTTTTCAGGGTTGCCAGATAGCTGCGAGTGGGGCTGCCGCTAATTTAACGCTAAGCGCTGCTAAACGCCGCTGCTCCAATTTGACCGACAgacgcagccgctgctgccgaaGCTGGCGCCGATCATTTCGATCGATCCCATCCGATCGGGAGCTGCTTCGTCCGAGCGACCGACCCACCGATCGATTGATCGTCGAAGCTCTTTCGTTGCTCCGGGCTAAGCTTCGTTGTGATTATTATTTCCATTGTGgctgccgtcgtcgtcgtcgtcaagTGGGCGTAACCGAAAttaaaaagcagcagcagaaaacacAATGCTGGCGCCACCTTACTGGGAAGGCGCCATGACCAGCCTGCCGTCCCTCTCTGGCGCGGCGGTTCATGTTGCATCTCTTTCGCTCCGACAGTTCGACAGTCGATGCTCTGCTGCGTCGGCGCGCAGCTCATTAAAAGTTCATGAAAtcgaatttaatttgtgtttcgCTTGCGATTCTCTTAAGCCTTTGCGTCTCTCTCCTTCCCCACTCCCCTCGGaagctctcttgctctctcccccactctctctgAGGGCTGCCAAAAAAGTTCCTCAATGAAGTGTGCAAAGCGTTCAACTGTAATTTGGGGAAGCACGCATAAACCCGATACTTTATGGCAGCGCGACTGTGCCCGTACTCACACTCCACTCACTCTGGCACTCATTATTCGTACGAGTACTTGTTGTGGGGTAAACTTTTACGACTGGCGTTTATTGTCTAAAATATATTAGTACACAAATCTCCATAGCTCCAAATAGCTACTCGTATAGGGGTATAGGAGTATGGGGGAGCTTATCCCGTCAAGGACAATCAAAGAAATTGTCTCTCAGACTGTCGCTGACTGCGCGTCAACAAATTTTCGGTTTTATTCGTTTATTATGCTGAATCCGCTGAATCGCTCCTAATGGTTTATGATTTAAACggtttttattatgttttccacccacttccTCCCACTCGAGATGATTTTCTCTATAGatatttgcaaattaaatttgaggATAAAGTTGTATCTATGAAGGCCGCTCGCTCCTGATTAATATTAATGAAGGATTTATGATCAGGAAACGGAAATCATTGGAGCACTTTTGTTTACGGAGAGAGATTTAATTAGCGGATTGGGGACTATCGGTCAATACCTTCCGCATGAGGCAGCAGCTCGAGAGCATTCACATTCTGGATTTGTGCAAATATCTCAATAATTTCGCTTCAGTTTGTGGCTGAAGCCATGAATATGGATTACTATGCGGAATACTGGAGCACGGGCAAACCAGATCTGGCCAAATATTCAGGTCTGCCAACTCCTTTCTTGCATATTCGCTGGAATTCCATTCTAAAATAAGTTAAGTCCGATTCCGAGTTCAATTCCACTTCCAAGCCGAGACATAGCCCACAAGTGACAAAACACACATGACCATAAAACCACAAGACTGTCATTACCATATTCACTCCGTGTctaaagagacagagactaaCCTGGCCAAGTTTGCCGGGCAAACGTTTGCCGTTTTGCCGTTTTGCCGTTTTGCCGATTGGGCCAACATGGAGATGGCTAATACtcgcagagcgagagagagagagagagagagaggcagcaacaaaagtagagacacagacacagacggagagggagagggaggcgAAGACGGTGTTAAAACTGATCATGTTTTGTCAAACGCAAGGTCGTTAGAGGCCGTTTGCAAATGTGGTTCTGCCACTGTGgcacacatagatacacacacacaaacacacacacaaacacacactgccgCTGGGCAACAACCATTCTACTTAGCTGCTTGGGTTGCCATCGTGGCGCCTTCAATCTAtggctcgctctccctctctgtccctctctctagCGGAGCGGAGCACAAATGTGCTTTAACTTTCATGTTGGCTGAACATTTTTCCATACCGGTTCCAGATTAGAAAGAAAGAATTCCGAAGCATAAACAGctggatggagatggagatggagatggagctgggaATGGgtagtggaagtggaagtggaagatgCTGAGGGTACTCGGTGGACAAATCCAAGTCGCTGCCAGATTTCGAGAGCATTTTGAACTTTGATCCGAGAGACAGAAAGCGATTAAGGTGAtattcaattgcattttatggctgccacacaaaaacagagacagatagacagccagacagccagagagagggaggaagagcgagagaatgCCATACTAAAGTGGCATTAAAATTCCAACTAACAACTGCCATTAAATCTAATACGATGATAAACatctcccccctccccacagACACCCCAGCcgttgcattttcattttcatttcattttccataaCAATTGCAAATTTTGCCATTGCCCGTTCCGTTGCCATTTTACCCTATCCAAATTGAGATCCAATCTGGTTTCGTTGCACTAAATTATTCACACAGATTCtcaagcagacacacacacacacgtacagccAGTGGATACCCTCTCGAAACCCCCAGACATTGTTCGAAGCAACTGCATACAAATTAGTGAAATATTTTGCCTGTTTTTGGTCGACATCTATCTAGATTTATAGATACATTCACAATTAGCGGCGGCCCCAGTCgccccagtcgcagtcgcagtctcagcttcagcttcagcctcagactggctctgggtctggcttTAACCTGTCACAGTCACAGTTACACAGCAGGCAGCTGCGCACAAGGGTTAAAGGCAATTGCATAAGCCTGGCAAGTTGCAACAATTTGACTTATGATCGACATCAATTCTAATGGGCCGCGTTGCAGCTGTCAGCATGTCGTTAACGAGCAGCCAACtccagatacacagatacaccatGCGCACCCATAGATACTCGTGTCCATAAGCCGATTCCAGCCAAATGCTGCTGACCAAAGGCTGGTGGGCTGGTGGGCTGGTGGTCAGGGATTGGGCGCTGGCTGGGGATCAGCTAACGAGTTGCAGGTTGCAGGGGCAGTTGTAGGGATAAATTACCGGAGCATAAATCATTCGCATCCGAGAGAGAAACACTCTGCATAATCCCAGCAGAGCCCCGTCTCCAGTCGGAGACAAAGTCAAGGCAATCGCCACGCCCCTGTCTGGATTCGCTGGCGTAAATTACAGCGGAGGCTGACTGGCGCTGGCCGGCGCTGGCTGGCTTCCCGAAGGTCGGAGTGCACAGCTTCATTGAGCAATtgcaaatggcaggcagctgttgggccataaatcagcccagagagagtgagagagagagagaaggttCGAGCTGCAAATCATACGCTTAGCGACTCTGACAGGCATCTCTCACGCGAGAAAATTGCGCATACGACACAGGGGATGCCAGAATATCTTTAACCAGCTACTCCCAGCCGAATACTCATTGCGTATTGTGTCGAACTCCACAGAACGGCTTTGTGAACTGCGCCAAGACATGTCCGGCCATCGACGACTGCTACCTGCTGGAGTCCAAGCTGGAGTCGAGCGACCCCTGTTGCCGCAAGTGTAAAGGTAAGTACCGCAACGGGAGAGGTTTTAGCAGAGATTTCATTCCTTTCCTGTGAAGGTTGCATCTTTCGTGGGCTGCCCTATGCGAGTGGCGCCGAGTGGAGCGACCCGGAGGATCCCTGCAAGACGTACAAGTGCATCGCTAGTGTTGTCACCGAGACAATACAAAAGTGCTATTCACAGTGCGACGACAACCAGCTGCAGGCGCCGCGTCCCGGCGAGTGCTGTCCCACCTGTCAGGGTAAGTCCTTCCCCAACAGCTCCACCCATCCCATCACTCCGAGCGATTCCAGCCCAGTCCACGCCGCGCGTcagagcagcaacatcacGCACTAAAATTAGCTGCAACCTCAGACTAATGCCTCATAATCGCCAGACAATAGAGAGCCGCAGAGCGCCAGATGGTCAACAATTTGTCCACAAAGGCGATACTCTACCCATGCAGAGGGTTCCACGGGTGAATGGGTGAAAGATGATCATCAGATGGGAAGAGAGATAGATGTGCACCCAATACTTACTCGAGGATCACTTGCAGATAAGATCGTTCGGCCGAAGAGCTTCCCATCGCAGATGGAGGCCAAGTGTGCTTGATATTCGATACCCAATCAGACTAAAGATCGTTGAGGCTTCTTTATGGCTCTATTATCAAATGATTTATTCATGGGGCATTCCGATATTCGACTCGGACCCTCTCCTCCGATCTGTTTTGATCCGTTCTGCCCCGCTGTTATTGTCGGCTCTGAGCAATCTGCTGGTTTATGGGCTTTAAATTGTCTATTAAGGGGACAATGTCGCCCATCTgagaaaacaacagcaatatcAGACCAATATCAATAACAGAAGAAAAAAGAGACTGCAAATCCGGGGCCCTGCTATGAGTGGGAAACCCGTTTGGGGCGATCGCGATTCGCCTTGTGGAAAATTTCTTGGCTCGCGGCCAAACATCGGAAAGCGATCTAAATCATATGTCAGGGCGATCTAGGCCGCTGTCTAATGGGATTCGATGTGCTTAACTCTTTGGCAGGTTGCAAGATCAACGGACAGACGGTGGCCGAGGGCCAAGAGGTCGTCGCCTCGATCGACGATCGCTGCTTGGTCTGCCAGTGCGGCGACAACCAATTGACTTGCGCCAAAAAGACCTGCCCCATTCTGCAGTGCCCCAAgacgaagcagaagcagcacccCAACGAGTGCTGCCCCCGCTGCACGGAGCAGCGTGTCTTCATACCAGTGACAGGTGAGAAGACTCCCAGTCCCGCCCCAGTGCAGCCTCTTCCAtgtctccattctccattctccattctccatttaCCCTGCAGGAAAGTGCATCTTCAACAACAAACTCCACTATGACAAGACGCAGTTCACGCCGGATCGCTGCACCAACTGCACGTGTCTGAACGGCACCTCCATCTGCCAGCGGGCCACGTGCCCCATCCTGGAGTGCGCCCCGGAGTTCCAGGAGGACGACGGCTGCTGTCCCCGCTGTGCGGTGGCCGAGGTGCGCAGCGAGTGCAGTCTGGAGGGGATCATCTACAAGAACAACGAGACGTGGAACATGGGCCCCTGCCGGAGCTGTCGCTGCAACGGCGGCACGATTCGCTGCTCGGAGATGCGCTGCCCCGAGGTGAAGTGTCGGGCCAacgaggagctgaagctgccgcCGGGCGAGTGCTGCCCGCGGTGTGTGGAGACGGCGGGCACCTGCACCGTCTTCGGGGATCCGCACTTCAAGACCTTCGACGGGAAGTTCTTCAGCTTCCAGGGCAGCTGCAAGTACCAGCTGGCCGCCGACTGCCAGGGCCACAGCTTCCACATTCGGCTGACGAACGACGGCCGCGGCACGAAGCGCTCCAGCTGGGCCAAGACGGTGACCCTCAAGCTGCACAACCTGCGCATCAATC from Drosophila subobscura isolate 14011-0131.10 chromosome E, UCBerk_Dsub_1.0, whole genome shotgun sequence includes the following:
- the LOC117891885 gene encoding BMP-binding endothelial regulator protein; this encodes MCCKSSGKWKPCGPSPSGQQPESTSTSTLRRQTHWRTILALILLSMLPLQTTTAAGVGDSLHGDLLSCSVEGEEVLTGIQNSKCFKCICQNGFVNCAKTCPAIDDCYLLESKLESSDPCCRKCKGCIFRGLPYASGAEWSDPEDPCKTYKCIASVVTETIQKCYSQCDDNQLQAPRPGECCPTCQGCKINGQTVAEGQEVVASIDDRCLVCQCGDNQLTCAKKTCPILQCPKTKQKQHPNECCPRCTEQRVFIPVTGKCIFNNKLHYDKTQFTPDRCTNCTCLNGTSICQRATCPILECAPEFQEDDGCCPRCAVAEVRSECSLEGIIYKNNETWNMGPCRSCRCNGGTIRCSEMRCPEVKCRANEELKLPPGECCPRCVETAGTCTVFGDPHFKTFDGKFFSFQGSCKYQLAADCQGHSFHIRLTNDGRGTKRSSWAKTVTLKLHNLRINLGQKLRVKVNGTRVALPYAGRAGDQNVTIGRLAEGGGVLLRSELGLAIEWDGSGFLQVSVPAHFKHRMCGLCGNFNGSGRDDLTGRDGRQHGDDEVWHFANSWKVGGPKSCSRPRENIAALPTCNKRRSSFYCQPLRVSEVFGHCDSRLNPINYIDSCRMDVCECPSGSCHCDSFAAYAHECRRLGVQLPDWRTATNCPAGFRRNATLANFLDNEYYGDSLRRFPGPNSFKGRRRKQQQQQQHLQHLQQRSRQGQHQHRQHQKQNQLLDNEFIKKHVPSSLLLQQRAPDRTPPPLH